In Vibrio japonicus, one DNA window encodes the following:
- a CDS encoding zinc ribbon domain-containing protein YjdM yields MSFPPCPNCQSEYVYQDQSNLVCPECAYEWNPSEVEESFSVKDANGTLLAEGDKVTLAKDLKVKGSSLVLKIGTKAVIRRIVEGKDHQLDCKVDGAGEMMVTAQFVKKA; encoded by the coding sequence ATGTCTTTTCCTCCGTGTCCAAACTGTCAATCTGAGTATGTTTACCAAGATCAGAGCAATCTTGTGTGCCCTGAATGCGCGTACGAATGGAATCCTTCAGAAGTTGAAGAGTCATTTAGTGTCAAAGATGCAAACGGAACGCTTTTAGCTGAAGGTGACAAAGTCACGCTTGCCAAAGATCTTAAGGTTAAAGGGAGTTCACTGGTTCTAAAAATTGGCACAAAAGCGGTGATCAGACGCATTGTTGAAGGGAAAGACCACCAACTTGACTGCAAAGTCGATGGGGCAGGTGAGATGATGGTGACCGCCCAGTTTGTGAAAAAAGCCTGA
- a CDS encoding alpha/beta hydrolase: MNKVNFPNTNGLDITLAGLINFPADFDKSQRYPAVVVSHPGGGVKEQTAGTYAKKLAEHGFIAIAYDASYQGESTGEPRQLENPHVRTEDVSAVIDYLTTLDYVDNDRIGAMGICAGAGYTANAAINDRRIKAVGTVSMVNIGQMFRNGWDNNVKDSDALPYIEAGSGARTSDASGAEIATIPMAPMNEEDAPNEELRQAWEYYHTDRAAYCTAPGFATARSLSQIITYDAFFKAEAFLTQPLLTVVGSDAGSKWMSDDLMARAASNDKQMHVVNGANHMDLYDGESQIAEAIGVLAPFFQRTL, translated from the coding sequence ATGAACAAAGTTAATTTCCCAAATACAAATGGTCTGGATATTACACTGGCTGGTCTAATCAACTTTCCTGCTGACTTCGACAAGAGCCAACGCTATCCAGCGGTTGTGGTTTCTCACCCTGGCGGTGGTGTTAAAGAACAGACAGCAGGTACCTACGCTAAGAAACTGGCTGAACACGGTTTTATCGCTATCGCTTACGATGCTTCGTACCAAGGTGAAAGTACTGGTGAGCCTCGTCAACTAGAAAACCCACACGTCCGTACTGAAGATGTAAGCGCGGTGATCGATTACCTAACCACGCTGGATTACGTCGACAACGATCGTATTGGTGCGATGGGTATTTGTGCTGGTGCGGGTTACACAGCGAATGCAGCGATAAACGACCGCCGAATTAAAGCGGTTGGTACGGTAAGTATGGTGAACATTGGTCAGATGTTCCGCAATGGTTGGGATAATAACGTTAAAGACAGCGATGCTCTTCCTTATATCGAAGCTGGCTCAGGTGCCAGAACATCAGATGCGAGTGGTGCAGAAATCGCGACCATTCCAATGGCACCAATGAATGAAGAAGACGCACCTAACGAAGAACTTCGCCAAGCGTGGGAATACTACCACACTGACCGTGCGGCTTACTGCACCGCGCCAGGCTTTGCAACAGCCCGCAGCTTATCTCAGATCATTACCTACGATGCATTCTTCAAAGCGGAGGCATTTTTAACGCAGCCACTTTTAACCGTTGTGGGCAGCGATGCGGGCAGCAAATGGATGAGTGATGACCTGATGGCGCGAGCAGCAAGTAACGACAAACAAATGCATGTTGTTAACGGTGCAAATCACATGGATCTTTATGACGGCGAGTCTCAAATTGCAGAAGCTATCGGTGTTCTAGCACCTTTCTTCCAACGTACGCTGTAA
- a CDS encoding AraC family transcriptional regulator, producing MLTTHGNYDIHNLADKAFAYGKTEGDHNTSIQGLTVHIRNNPTTPLHCIYTLSLSMILQGAKQLAIEKEVLPCVAGQSMLTTFDLPVVSHVTEATRYNPFVAVVLKLDYELIMQTCVELDLDKPARDVKYKSISIHDIDAGLGNAVTRLLDLQKEPIYLDSLTPLIKKEILTRLLLGPHGTHLRHLASAGTPSSQILNVITWMKTNLTNSIEINELAQRAHMSASSFRQHFKALTGTSPLQYLKNLRLQEARDQMLLNGLDASQASGFVGYESASQFSREYSRLFGLPPQKDIQRLRQA from the coding sequence ATGTTAACGACTCACGGGAATTACGATATCCACAATTTAGCTGATAAAGCATTTGCTTACGGAAAAACCGAAGGCGATCACAACACGAGTATCCAAGGATTAACAGTGCATATTAGAAACAATCCAACGACACCTTTGCACTGCATCTACACTTTGAGCTTGTCTATGATCTTACAAGGGGCTAAGCAATTAGCGATTGAAAAAGAAGTATTACCATGTGTTGCAGGACAATCAATGTTAACAACGTTTGATTTGCCTGTCGTTTCACATGTAACGGAAGCAACCAGATATAATCCATTTGTTGCTGTTGTATTAAAACTCGATTATGAATTGATCATGCAGACCTGTGTTGAACTTGATCTTGATAAACCTGCACGTGATGTGAAGTATAAATCAATCTCAATCCATGATATTGACGCGGGACTTGGCAATGCAGTAACTCGTCTTCTAGATTTGCAGAAAGAACCTATTTATCTTGATAGCTTAACCCCGTTAATTAAGAAGGAAATACTAACACGTCTCTTGTTAGGGCCTCATGGTACACACCTGCGTCACTTAGCTTCAGCGGGTACGCCTAGTTCGCAAATACTAAATGTTATCACTTGGATGAAGACAAATTTAACGAATAGTATAGAAATTAACGAGCTAGCTCAGCGAGCACATATGAGTGCTTCTTCGTTTCGACAACACTTTAAGGCTTTAACAGGAACAAGCCCTCTTCAATATTTGAAAAACTTACGTTTGCAAGAAGCTAGAGACCAAATGTTATTAAACGGTTTAGATGCAAGCCAAGCTAGTGGTTTTGTAGGATATGAGAGTGCTTCGCAGTTCAGTCGCGAATACAGTCGATTGTTTGGGCTGCCTCCTCAGAAAGATATTCAACGTTTGCGTCAAGCGTAA
- a CDS encoding alpha/beta hydrolase has protein sequence MNTKKITFKNADMAWDMSALILLPEGFDESKRYPTMISVHPFGSCKEQTSSAVYGKALAELGYVVIAFDASFQGESGGLPRYVEDPSQRVEDISRVIDYAVTLPYVDEERIGGLGICGGGGYIFSSALTEKRLKAVVGITPVNVGRLFREGFSLYNPIGALEAMAAQRTAEARGAELQVNELLPPSPEFAKENGLTERDVFEATDYYKTPRGQSEGGATRMLFSHAQKTLSWDAFAFAETLMTQPMMAVVGQKVGAFGAFRDGQEIFGRAVASKDRQLVDLENWSHYELYDHPEAVGMAMDKVAPFLATHLK, from the coding sequence ATGAACACTAAAAAAATTACCTTTAAAAATGCCGATATGGCCTGGGACATGTCCGCGTTAATTCTGTTACCAGAAGGGTTTGATGAATCAAAACGTTACCCAACGATGATCAGTGTCCACCCTTTTGGTAGCTGTAAAGAGCAAACATCCAGTGCTGTATATGGTAAAGCGTTGGCTGAATTAGGTTACGTAGTGATCGCTTTTGATGCGAGTTTCCAGGGAGAATCTGGTGGACTTCCTCGCTATGTTGAAGACCCAAGCCAACGTGTTGAAGATATCAGTCGTGTCATCGATTACGCAGTAACCTTACCTTATGTCGACGAAGAGCGCATTGGTGGCCTTGGTATCTGTGGTGGAGGTGGCTACATCTTTAGCTCAGCGCTGACTGAAAAACGCTTGAAAGCGGTTGTTGGTATAACACCGGTGAACGTAGGGCGCTTGTTCCGCGAAGGGTTCAGCTTGTATAACCCAATTGGTGCGCTTGAAGCGATGGCCGCTCAGCGTACGGCCGAAGCTCGCGGCGCAGAGTTGCAAGTCAATGAACTTCTTCCCCCAAGTCCTGAGTTTGCGAAAGAGAATGGACTGACAGAACGTGACGTATTCGAAGCGACGGATTATTACAAAACGCCACGTGGACAATCTGAGGGTGGGGCAACACGTATGTTGTTCTCTCACGCACAAAAAACATTGAGCTGGGATGCGTTTGCTTTTGCAGAAACGTTGATGACTCAACCAATGATGGCGGTTGTTGGTCAAAAAGTCGGTGCATTCGGTGCATTTCGTGATGGTCAGGAAATCTTTGGCCGAGCGGTAGCATCGAAAGATCGCCAACTAGTGGATTTGGAAAACTGGTCACACTACGAGCTGTACGACCATCCAGAAGCGGTCGGAATGGCAATGGATAAGGTTGCTCCTTTCCTTGCTACACATCTCAAGTAA
- a CDS encoding Lrp/AsnC family transcriptional regulator encodes MDSIDHIDRQLISHLRMNARLPVAWLAKTVGVSRATIQNRMTRLEKRGIINGYTALVSSGANEQLAMVRALMSIVLEGDTSRKVRTELMSEPCVCAIHSTNGRWDMVLELQARSLEEFDGVLCRIREISGISTSETSILLSSHRIGNQHI; translated from the coding sequence ATGGATTCTATCGACCACATAGACCGCCAGCTGATAAGCCACCTGAGAATGAATGCTCGCCTGCCCGTGGCTTGGCTGGCAAAGACCGTTGGCGTTTCTCGTGCCACCATTCAAAACCGTATGACTCGGCTGGAGAAGCGGGGAATCATCAATGGCTATACCGCGCTGGTTTCAAGTGGTGCCAATGAACAACTCGCGATGGTCAGGGCGTTAATGAGCATTGTTCTGGAAGGGGATACGTCCAGAAAGGTACGAACAGAGCTGATGAGTGAGCCCTGCGTGTGCGCCATTCACTCAACGAACGGGCGTTGGGATATGGTATTGGAGTTGCAAGCACGCTCGCTGGAAGAATTTGACGGTGTGCTGTGCCGGATCAGAGAGATTAGCGGTATTTCTACCTCAGAAACCAGCATATTGCTGTCGTCTCACCGCATCGGCAATCAGCACATATGA
- a CDS encoding flavodoxin family protein → MIRWIGIVLLIAVVVVFVVAFVVTRVENAQHAENQQLQERQATASDKQATTAVVVFSRSGNTGILANHIANKTNANIYEITANNYELGVPGLISALKDARSNVAEIMPTRIDLSSYDTVYLGSPIWLYSPAPPIWQFAKDNDFTKKHVVLFNTFNSKFEQHFIDEFEALVRSNGAVSFSHQYVKRGRMGSQISTEQMLKIFDQKQ, encoded by the coding sequence ATGATCCGATGGATAGGCATTGTACTGTTGATAGCTGTAGTAGTGGTATTTGTGGTTGCATTCGTGGTCACTCGTGTCGAAAATGCACAACATGCTGAAAACCAACAACTACAAGAGCGCCAGGCAACAGCTAGCGATAAACAGGCTACAACAGCGGTTGTGGTGTTTTCCCGGTCTGGCAACACTGGAATCCTTGCCAACCACATTGCAAATAAAACTAACGCTAATATTTATGAAATCACTGCGAACAACTATGAGCTTGGCGTCCCTGGATTGATCAGTGCATTAAAGGACGCGCGGAGCAACGTGGCAGAGATTATGCCTACGCGTATCGACCTTTCATCGTATGATACTGTCTATTTAGGCTCACCTATTTGGTTATACAGTCCAGCACCACCTATTTGGCAATTTGCAAAAGATAACGATTTCACGAAAAAACATGTCGTGTTGTTTAATACTTTCAACAGCAAGTTCGAGCAGCATTTCATTGATGAATTTGAGGCGCTGGTTCGGTCTAACGGTGCAGTGAGTTTTTCTCATCAATATGTTAAGCGTGGAAGGATGGGTAGCCAGATTTCTACTGAGCAAATGCTTAAAATTTTTGATCAGAAACAGTGA
- the nhaC gene encoding Na+/H+ antiporter NhaC — MNNDTPKIPFTMAILPIILMVGAMLVTIVIFEGSPHIPLVFGTMTAALVAWMHGYKWQHIEDSIYSGIKLALPAVVIILLVGVAIGAWIGGGVVASMIYYGLQILSPSLFLVSITLICAVVSIAIGSSWSTMGTIGVAGMGIGISMGIPAPMVAGAVISGAYFGDKMSPLSDTTNLAAGLTGTDLFEHIKHMLYTTVPGLLIALTVYWYLGQSLSAGDAEFEQISTTMAILQDNFVISPWLLLIPVFVIFLVTRKVPALPALFAGILLGFLSQIFIQGGSVAEAVKALQNGFSIETGNDMVDGLFNRGGLESMMYTVSMTIVAMTLGGILENTGMLKSIVEKIISSSKSAKSLIPTTISSCFLTNASCSEQYISVVVPARMFASTYQEKGLHSKNLSRALEDGGTLTSVFIPWNTCGVFILATLGVGAVEYAPYAILNFMVPMISIIFALTGFSIVKLENTNDETHSHSEIRDGVDPQRQQTNI; from the coding sequence ATGAACAACGATACTCCAAAAATACCCTTCACCATGGCAATTTTGCCGATCATCCTGATGGTCGGTGCCATGCTGGTAACTATTGTCATATTTGAAGGTAGCCCACATATACCTCTTGTATTTGGCACCATGACCGCAGCGCTGGTCGCCTGGATGCATGGTTATAAGTGGCAGCATATAGAAGATAGCATCTACAGTGGCATCAAACTGGCTCTCCCCGCCGTCGTAATCATCCTTCTTGTTGGTGTTGCCATAGGTGCTTGGATTGGTGGTGGCGTTGTCGCAAGCATGATTTACTACGGGTTGCAAATACTGTCCCCATCTCTGTTTCTTGTTTCCATTACTCTTATCTGTGCCGTAGTGTCTATTGCCATCGGTAGTTCGTGGTCCACCATGGGCACCATTGGTGTTGCTGGTATGGGCATTGGTATCAGTATGGGTATCCCCGCGCCCATGGTTGCAGGTGCTGTAATATCCGGTGCCTATTTTGGGGACAAGATGTCTCCCTTGTCCGATACCACCAACCTGGCCGCTGGACTAACGGGTACTGATCTTTTTGAGCATATTAAACATATGCTCTATACCACCGTACCCGGGCTGTTGATTGCCCTAACAGTATACTGGTATCTGGGCCAGAGCTTATCTGCTGGCGACGCCGAGTTTGAACAAATCAGCACCACCATGGCGATATTGCAGGACAACTTTGTTATTTCTCCTTGGCTATTGTTGATCCCAGTCTTCGTGATTTTTCTGGTCACCCGTAAGGTACCAGCCCTGCCAGCCTTATTCGCGGGTATTTTGCTAGGTTTTCTGAGCCAGATCTTCATTCAGGGAGGCTCTGTGGCGGAAGCGGTGAAAGCACTACAAAACGGCTTCAGCATTGAAACCGGTAACGACATGGTCGACGGCCTGTTCAATCGCGGCGGCTTGGAGTCCATGATGTATACGGTCTCCATGACCATTGTCGCCATGACTCTAGGAGGAATACTGGAAAACACGGGTATGCTGAAATCTATTGTTGAAAAAATAATCAGCTCATCCAAGTCGGCAAAAAGCCTGATCCCGACCACCATTTCTTCCTGCTTTCTGACCAACGCAAGCTGTTCGGAGCAGTATATCTCCGTCGTTGTGCCTGCCAGAATGTTTGCCAGTACCTATCAGGAAAAGGGACTGCACTCTAAGAATCTGTCCAGAGCACTGGAAGATGGCGGTACCCTGACCTCCGTGTTTATTCCCTGGAATACCTGCGGCGTCTTTATTCTGGCGACTCTTGGGGTTGGTGCGGTTGAGTACGCTCCCTACGCAATACTTAACTTTATGGTTCCCATGATCTCCATCATCTTTGCGTTGACCGGTTTTTCCATCGTTAAGCTGGAAAATACCAATGACGAAACACACAGTCACAGTGAAATACGTGATGGTGTTGATCCGCAAAGACAGCAAACTAATATCTGA
- a CDS encoding NADH-dependent flavin oxidoreductase — protein sequence MIDSIFQPFTFANGITLKNRVVMAPMTTWSSNEDETISDEELAYYRSRAHGVGLMLTGCTHIQPSGIGFTDEFAAYDDRFIPSLRKLANAAKSGGATAVLQLFHAGNKAVPALIPNGELVSASAVVAPKGPFNDGKLASRALTEQEILDVIRDFGEATRRAIEAGFDGIELHGAHGFLIQNFLSPLSNQRTDKWGGTLENRMRFPLEVVREVRRVISEYADRPFLLGYRISPEEPGEGALRIDDALALADQLANEGHIDYLHTSLYNILSGTSQEDTTGKTTAERFVEVIAGRIPLMAAGEIRTPNEARQAVKMDLPMVAVGRSLVMNPNWVEMAQTGQESEIKMQLDSSSSAKALQIPTKLWEVINATPGWFPVNA from the coding sequence ATGATTGACTCAATATTTCAACCTTTTACTTTTGCTAACGGTATCACCTTAAAAAACCGTGTTGTGATGGCACCGATGACCACTTGGTCATCTAATGAAGATGAAACTATTTCTGATGAAGAACTGGCGTATTATCGATCTCGTGCTCATGGGGTCGGCTTGATGTTGACTGGGTGTACCCATATACAACCAAGCGGTATTGGCTTTACGGATGAGTTTGCAGCGTATGATGATCGCTTTATTCCAAGCTTGCGTAAACTCGCTAACGCAGCAAAGAGCGGTGGCGCTACAGCAGTTTTGCAGCTGTTCCACGCAGGTAATAAAGCAGTTCCAGCGTTGATCCCCAACGGTGAGCTTGTTAGTGCGAGTGCCGTTGTTGCACCGAAAGGGCCATTTAATGATGGGAAGCTGGCGAGTCGTGCATTAACGGAGCAAGAAATACTTGATGTTATTCGTGACTTTGGTGAAGCCACGCGTCGTGCTATTGAGGCAGGTTTTGATGGCATTGAGCTACATGGTGCGCACGGCTTTTTGATCCAGAACTTCCTGTCACCACTATCCAACCAACGAACGGACAAATGGGGCGGTACACTCGAAAATCGCATGCGTTTTCCTCTAGAGGTGGTTCGTGAGGTTCGTCGTGTTATTTCGGAATATGCTGATCGTCCTTTCCTGCTCGGTTATCGTATCTCGCCAGAAGAACCTGGAGAAGGTGCACTTCGAATTGACGATGCATTAGCCCTTGCAGATCAGTTAGCGAATGAAGGTCACATCGATTACCTCCACACGTCTTTATACAATATCCTTTCAGGGACATCACAAGAAGACACAACGGGTAAAACTACCGCGGAGCGTTTTGTCGAAGTGATTGCTGGACGAATCCCTTTGATGGCCGCGGGAGAAATCCGTACGCCAAATGAAGCGCGTCAGGCTGTGAAAATGGATCTGCCGATGGTGGCGGTAGGCCGTAGCCTGGTGATGAACCCTAACTGGGTTGAGATGGCTCAGACTGGTCAGGAATCTGAAATTAAGATGCAGTTAGATTCATCCAGTAGTGCTAAAGCGTTACAGATCCCAACTAAATTATGGGAGGTAATTAACGCTACGCCAGGGTGGTTTCCTGTGAACGCATAG
- a CDS encoding SDR family oxidoreductase — protein sequence MSNVLVLGASGQIAQWVVKSLTNQPEINQTLFLRNPKKLAEFDPSQAQIVVGNVLDRELLKSSMSGQDIVYANLIGDDLDKQAEAVIGAMQETGVKRLIFVLSLGIYDEIPGKFGEWNDNIIGEPLKYYRRAADAIEASGLDYTILRPAWLMDEDEVDYEITEKGQSFKGTVVSRKSVGDLISKVIVNPDLHIGANLGVNKPNTDADKPYFM from the coding sequence ATGAGTAATGTTCTTGTTCTTGGTGCCAGCGGACAAATAGCACAATGGGTGGTGAAATCTTTGACTAACCAACCAGAAATTAATCAAACGTTGTTCTTACGAAACCCTAAAAAATTAGCCGAATTTGACCCGTCCCAAGCTCAAATCGTAGTGGGTAACGTGCTCGACCGTGAATTACTTAAATCGTCAATGTCAGGCCAAGATATTGTCTATGCCAACCTAATCGGTGATGACCTAGATAAACAAGCAGAAGCCGTTATCGGTGCGATGCAAGAAACTGGCGTGAAACGACTGATATTTGTTCTGTCTTTGGGTATCTATGATGAAATTCCCGGTAAGTTTGGTGAGTGGAACGACAACATTATCGGTGAGCCGCTTAAGTATTATCGCCGCGCTGCTGATGCCATTGAAGCCTCTGGTCTAGATTACACCATTTTGCGACCCGCTTGGCTGATGGACGAAGACGAAGTGGATTATGAAATCACAGAGAAGGGGCAGTCTTTTAAAGGCACAGTCGTCTCACGTAAGAGTGTCGGTGATTTGATTTCTAAAGTCATCGTAAATCCAGATCTGCACATTGGCGCGAACCTAGGTGTAAATAAACCGAATACTGACGCCGATAAGCCGTATTTCATGTAA
- a CDS encoding alanine/ornithine racemase family PLP-dependent enzyme, protein MLKLPRIVWDQDKLLHNAAYLDELCRKSEYPINWVPVTKVVSGDTEIIRTLINTGCRFLADSRIENLKSIKEISDSCQTMLLRLPGIHEAEDVVKYADISLVSEIETIKKLQDKACLLGVNHKIIVMIELGDLREGILAENLIKVGQFILKQSNIEWLGIGTNLTCYGGVIPSEEIMLELAAIKQQVERELNHSLEIISGGNSSILPLLMEQKIPKGINQIRLGESLFFGRESAYGKNIPGMYNDVFTLQAEVIEVKEKNSIPRGTLGMNAFGVKPVFIDRGIHKRAIVALGEQDVPVSDLTPLNRSIEIIGSSSDHLILDVTGTNTRVGDVLSFKVNYKSLLYAMTSKYVNKKQTSTEQLVGNNALTY, encoded by the coding sequence ATGCTTAAACTTCCAAGAATTGTCTGGGATCAGGACAAACTACTACACAATGCAGCTTACTTGGACGAATTATGCAGAAAAAGTGAATATCCTATTAACTGGGTGCCCGTCACCAAAGTGGTCAGTGGAGATACTGAGATCATCAGGACCCTGATTAACACCGGTTGCCGATTCCTAGCTGACTCCCGAATAGAAAATCTCAAAAGTATCAAAGAAATATCTGACAGCTGCCAGACCATGTTGCTGCGTCTGCCAGGAATTCATGAAGCAGAAGACGTCGTAAAATATGCAGATATCAGCCTAGTTTCAGAAATTGAAACAATTAAAAAACTGCAAGATAAAGCATGCCTTCTGGGGGTAAACCACAAAATCATTGTGATGATAGAGCTCGGCGATTTGCGCGAAGGGATATTGGCAGAGAACCTTATCAAGGTTGGTCAGTTTATACTGAAACAGAGCAATATCGAGTGGTTAGGCATTGGCACCAACCTGACCTGTTATGGCGGCGTTATTCCCTCCGAAGAAATTATGCTGGAGCTGGCTGCCATAAAACAGCAGGTGGAAAGAGAGCTTAACCATTCGCTTGAGATTATATCTGGCGGTAATTCCAGTATTCTTCCGCTGCTAATGGAGCAGAAAATTCCGAAAGGAATAAACCAGATTCGGCTGGGCGAGTCCCTATTTTTCGGTAGGGAGAGCGCCTATGGCAAAAACATACCTGGAATGTACAATGACGTTTTCACGCTACAGGCTGAAGTCATTGAAGTGAAAGAAAAAAATTCCATTCCCAGAGGTACGTTAGGGATGAATGCCTTTGGTGTAAAGCCTGTTTTCATCGACCGGGGAATACACAAAAGAGCAATTGTTGCCTTGGGAGAGCAGGATGTTCCGGTCTCGGATCTGACCCCGCTCAATCGCTCTATAGAAATCATTGGCAGCAGCAGTGATCACCTCATTCTGGATGTAACAGGGACTAATACTAGAGTCGGTGATGTCCTGTCATTTAAAGTCAACTACAAGTCGTTGCTCTATGCCATGACCTCTAAATATGTTAATAAAAAGCAGACATCAACAGAGCAACTGGTGGGTAATAATGCCTTAACATATTGA
- a CDS encoding low temperature requirement protein A — MQKKEEYEVAPLELFFDLIFVFALIQLSHHLAEHLTWRGAAETATLLIGVLSVWSYTSWAATMIPVHRGTSTIMLLVVTLLGLMMNASIGSAFSDSAWSFVVPMLVIQVGRTIWTIKNSPTTEYKQHFKAVLIWLVLVSPLWIIGALTEPETRLLWWGAAVLVDLIGSYLAHPIPGHRINFEQLPFDAEHMLERYNLFVIIALGETILMAGTSIAEHPTDFMTLFTGSAALMITMSLWALAFGSIQKHTEEYAKVTINPVGISHYAMNALMVMVASLIVLAVGNEKIIHHPIEHASLSTGLMISLAPGVFLMMQGLFLKTMLNIKSLLHWIGGVITGLSGFLILWLPPYAVIFIVGLVLTCLALLDWHYRHTETV, encoded by the coding sequence ATGCAGAAAAAAGAAGAATATGAAGTCGCGCCATTAGAGTTATTTTTTGATCTGATTTTTGTTTTCGCACTAATACAATTATCACACCACCTCGCAGAGCATTTAACTTGGAGAGGGGCAGCTGAAACTGCAACTCTACTCATCGGTGTGCTTTCAGTCTGGTCGTATACCAGTTGGGCGGCAACGATGATCCCAGTTCATCGCGGAACCAGTACCATTATGTTGCTTGTTGTGACACTGCTGGGACTGATGATGAATGCATCGATAGGGTCTGCATTTAGTGATTCAGCCTGGAGCTTTGTGGTACCGATGCTTGTCATTCAGGTTGGCCGAACTATTTGGACTATCAAAAATTCACCCACAACAGAATACAAGCAACACTTTAAGGCGGTTTTGATTTGGTTAGTATTAGTGTCGCCACTATGGATTATAGGTGCTTTAACAGAACCAGAGACGCGACTGCTTTGGTGGGGGGCAGCTGTCCTTGTTGACCTAATTGGTTCCTATCTTGCTCACCCTATTCCAGGACACCGTATCAATTTTGAACAACTTCCTTTTGATGCGGAGCATATGCTAGAAAGATATAACTTGTTCGTGATCATTGCGCTTGGTGAAACCATCTTGATGGCTGGAACATCTATCGCGGAGCATCCGACTGATTTCATGACTCTCTTTACAGGAAGCGCGGCGTTGATGATCACAATGTCGTTATGGGCGCTTGCCTTTGGGTCGATACAAAAACATACGGAAGAGTACGCAAAAGTCACAATAAATCCGGTTGGGATAAGCCACTATGCGATGAACGCCTTAATGGTTATGGTCGCAAGTCTTATTGTTTTGGCGGTAGGTAACGAAAAAATCATCCATCATCCAATCGAGCATGCTTCTTTATCAACAGGGCTTATGATTTCACTAGCGCCTGGAGTCTTTCTGATGATGCAAGGATTGTTTCTAAAAACCATGTTGAACATAAAGTCGCTCTTGCACTGGATTGGTGGGGTTATTACTGGCTTATCTGGTTTTTTGATTCTGTGGTTACCACCATACGCTGTGATTTTTATTGTCGGGTTAGTGCTAACGTGTCTTGCACTTCTAGATTGGCACTACAGGCACACAGAAACAGTGTAA
- a CDS encoding LysR family transcriptional regulator, whose product MLNAKDRLLRNLDWNLLYTFLTIVNEGGISAAARKLSLSQPSVSNALKRLEEHVDRPLILRKKGVFSLTLHGMRVYEYASSVSRIIGNMADQFVDQTDNIQGELTIEIASHLQCPAFDATLAHYHALFPNVIFNVNTHPSADIVSHVADGLLRIGLSNKKIAKTGIRCDFLGYEQMGFYCGRTHPCFGREDLTIDDVKGLPYISFESDQPGEGLDSIAQFRDQQQFWGKLVAVSANVEEVRRMIMAGIGFGALTVESAKPYVAQGMLWPLPPYESLPVTEMYLVTPETVSLSNIEIQFVRLLKQQTQELVRDTLNVIQSAHHQPTGE is encoded by the coding sequence ATGCTTAACGCTAAAGATCGTTTACTGCGCAATCTCGACTGGAACTTGCTCTATACCTTTCTGACCATTGTGAATGAAGGAGGAATCAGCGCCGCTGCACGTAAACTTTCTCTGAGCCAACCCAGTGTCAGTAATGCCTTAAAGCGCCTTGAAGAACACGTTGATAGGCCGCTAATTCTACGTAAAAAAGGGGTATTTTCGCTGACTTTGCACGGAATGCGGGTCTATGAATATGCATCGTCGGTAAGCCGTATTATCGGTAATATGGCCGATCAGTTTGTCGATCAAACGGATAACATTCAGGGAGAATTGACGATCGAGATCGCCAGCCATCTACAATGCCCAGCATTTGATGCCACTCTTGCTCACTATCATGCGCTGTTTCCGAATGTCATTTTTAACGTTAACACTCATCCAAGCGCAGACATTGTCAGCCATGTTGCCGACGGCCTGCTAAGAATCGGGCTCAGTAACAAGAAAATTGCCAAAACGGGTATTCGCTGCGATTTTCTGGGCTATGAGCAGATGGGTTTTTATTGTGGGCGCACTCACCCATGTTTTGGCCGCGAAGATCTGACCATTGACGACGTTAAGGGGCTACCCTATATCTCATTTGAAAGTGACCAGCCAGGCGAAGGGCTAGATTCTATAGCTCAGTTTCGTGATCAACAGCAGTTTTGGGGGAAATTGGTCGCAGTGTCAGCAAATGTGGAAGAAGTACGCCGTATGATCATGGCTGGCATCGGCTTCGGTGCACTCACTGTAGAAAGCGCCAAACCTTATGTAGCGCAGGGAATGTTATGGCCACTTCCGCCCTATGAATCACTGCCCGTAACGGAGATGTATCTAGTGACACCTGAAACGGTCTCACTAAGCAATATAGAAATTCAATTTGTCCGCTTGCTCAAACAGCAAACTCAGGAGCTGGTGCGCGACACATTGAACGTCATACAAAGTGCGCACCACCAGCCAACGGGCGAATAA